From a region of the Candida albicans SC5314 chromosome 1, complete sequence genome:
- the URA1 gene encoding dihydroorotate dehydrogenase (Dihydroorotate dehydrogenase; de novo pyrimidine biosynthesis; regulated by yeast-hypha switch, Nrg1/Mig1/Tup1; flow model biofilm induced; rat catheter and Spider biofilm repressed), with translation MFRPSIKFKQSTLSIIARRLKSSAQHQPLRSSFVPSPIVFVAGLAVAAVGGYYCLDSRSAIHEYVLCPLIRTFTDAESGHKLGIFFMKYGLSPRLLDDGKNDQSDVLGVQVFGHKLKNPIGLAAGLDKDGEAIESLFNCGFSYVEIGSITPEPQPGNPQPRFFRLPKDDAVINRYGFNSSGHFNVLATLKLRFNKLLNKFGTSHSSEQHPFSNAFQQGKLLGINLGKNKFGDEVNDYVKGVERLGPYADVLVINVSSPNTPGLRDLQSEAKLTNLLTTVVKERNVLGKNLLGNKPPVLVKVAPDLTEPEIESIANSAKEAKVDGIIISNTTIQRPVDRLLTTDKQLINQAGGLSGKPLKPLSLKALRTLRKYTKDSDLVLIGCGGISNGKDALEFGKAGATFIELYTAFAYKGPGLVGKIRDELAEELRKEGKTWEQIIGSDDK, from the coding sequence ATGTTTCGTCCAagtatcaaattcaaacagCTGACTTTGTCCATAATAGCAAGAAGATTAAAATCTTCAGCACAACATCAACCTTTGAGATCCAGTTTTGTCCCTTCTCCAATTGTCTTTGTTGCCGGATTGGCTGTGGCTGCAGTTGGTGGATATTACTGTTTAGATTCAAGATCAGCAATCCATGAATATGTTTTGTGCCCATTAATCCGAACTTTCACAGATGCAGAGCTGGGACATAAGTTGGGGATTTTTTTCATGAAGTATGGATTGTCCCCAAGATTATTGGATGATGGTAAAAATGACCAAAGCGACGTTTTAGGTGTCCAAGTATTTGGCCATAAGTTGAAGAATCCAATAGGTTTGGCTGCTGGTTTAGACAAAGATGGTGAAGCAATTGAGtctttattcaattgtggCTTTTCTTACGTTGAAATTGGTTCGATAACTCCTGAACCTCAACCAGGTAACCCTCAGCCAAGATTTTTCAGATTGCCAAAAGATGATGCTGTTATTAACAGATATGGTTTCAATTCAAGTGGGCATTTCAATGTTTTGGCAACATTGAAATTGagattcaataaattgttgaataaatttGGAACCTCACACTCTTCGGAGCAACATCCATTTTCCAATGCATTCCAACAAGGCAAATTATTAGGTATCAATTTAggaaaaaacaaattcgGTGACGAGGTCAATGACTACGTGAAGGGTGTTGAAAGATTGGGTCCATATGCCGATGTCTTGGTTATCAACGTGTCGTCTCCGAACACCCCAGGATTAAGAGACTTGCAAAGCGAAGCCAAATTAACTAATTTATTAACTACTGTTgtgaaagaaagaaacgTATTGGGCAAAAACTTGTTAGGAAATAAGCCACCAGTTTTGGTAAAAGTTGCACCAGATTTGACGGAACCAGAAATCGAGTCTATTGCTAATTCTGCCAAAGAGGCCAAGGTTGACGGTATCATAATTTCTAATACCACAATTCAAAGACCTGTTGATAGATTGTTGACTACTGACAAGcaattgattaatcaaGCTGGTGGTTTATCCGGGAAACCATTAAAACCATTATCCTTGAAGGCCTTGCGAACCTTGAGAAAGTACACCAAGGACTCTGATTTGGTATTGAttggttgtggtggtaTTTCAAATGGTAAAGATGCCTTGGAGTTTGGTAAGGCCGGTGCTACATTCATTGAATTGTACACTGCTTTTGCTTATAAAGGTCCAGGTTTAGTAGGTAAAATAAGAGACGAATTGGCTGAAGAATTGAGGAAAGAAGGTAAAACATGGGAGCAAATAATTGGCTCTGATGATAAGTGA
- the DAM1 gene encoding Dam1p (Essential subunit of the Dam1 (DASH) complex, which acts in chromosome segregation by coupling kinetochores to spindle microtubules), with translation MSSSKPVTPRNDRRQNSGRRHSHRSSGIQLPSMSPKVHHYPIDAENLPMDSPEIVEKFASLAESMETLDLHMHDLCHIHDHISNQFNESFASFLYGLSMTMWCVDFPGCPSREQWEALISKRERKERIEVLKKRLADAQKLNDRLKLRLSDEAKQKPQQLTSQQRPTHGPTRQIKQQPRSVNFNTHSSDSISTNSYTSGDFNTNRRVSRIPQPSRSNLPSSRFQAPSKSGPNLNQPPRYMRGLFDGNNTLNTSNYSRIKKPIHNRSVNNLQNRPPFR, from the coding sequence ATGTCCTCATCTAAACCAGTTACCCCTAGAAATGATAGGAGACAGAATAGTGGAAGACGGCATCTGCATAGATCTTCCGGAATTCAATTACCAAGTATGTCGCCAAAAGTCCACCATTACCCAATAGATGCAGAAAACCTACCTATGGATTCACCAGAAATTGTGGAAAAATTTGCATCACTTGCAGAGTCTATGGAGACATTGGACTTGCATATGCACGATTTGTGTCATATTCATGATCATATATCGAATCAATTCAACGAATCGTTTGCAAGTTTTCTATATGGGTTGTCAATGACAATGTGGTGTGTAGACTTCCCAGGATGTCCAAGTAGAGAGCAATGGGAAGCACTAATATCGAAAagggaaagaaaagaaagaattgaaGTTTTAAAAAAGCGTTTGGCAGATGCccaaaaattaaatgatagACTAAAATTGAGGTTATCTGACGAAGCTAAACAAAAACCACAACAATTAACATCACAGCAAAGACCAACACACGGGCCCACTAGACAGATTAAACAACAGCCACGATCTGTGAATTTCAATACACATCTGTCAGATAGcatatcaacaaatagTTATACATCAGGAGACTTCAACACCAATCGTCGGGTGTCAAGAATACCACAACCATCTAGATCAAACCTTCCGTCTTCGAGATTTCAAGCACCATCCAAATCAGGACCTAATCTTAATCAACCACCAAGGTATATGCGTGGGTTATTCGATGGTAATAACACGTTGAATACTTCTAATTATAGTCGAATCAAAAAACCTATCCATAACCGATCAGTAAATAATTTGCAAAATAGACCACCCTTTAGAtag
- a CDS encoding uncharacterized protein (Ortholog of C. parapsilosis CDC317 : CPAR2_804880, Candida tenuis NRRL Y-1498 : CANTEDRAFT_111283, Debaryomyces hansenii CBS767 : DEHA2B10604g and Pichia stipitis Pignal : PICST_40454), which yields MDTSKQTNKTSMNPLPTSFTTSEPINYQEQNRRQLIMNSMENMDYLLMIASQQNKSVEQVKYELKLKLIYGG from the coding sequence ATGGATACTTCAAAACAAACCAATAAAACCTCAATGAATCCTCTACCTACTTCCTTTACAACTTCCGAGCCTATTAACTACCAAGAGCAAAATCGAAGACAATTAATTATGAACTCAATGGAGAATATGGATTATCTTTTAATGATTGCCTCCCAACAAAACAAGTCTGTTGAACAAGTGAAATACGaattaaaactaaaactcATATACGGGGGAtaa
- a CDS encoding GET complex subunit (GET complex subunit; expression downregulated in an ssr1 null mutant) — MSEPVVDTAELSAEEKKRLLRERRQAKMSKGKATARLNDILSQGSSVKTSGVKSVLDQEKEATPSHDEDPEIQDITEITTPPPRTPPIGEDAPQDIDKIFQSMLQQQGQGADTAGDPFAQIMKMFNQVEGGDSPPSESATSTQDPAELKYRQELLEYNTYNQKLWKFRFLLVRVSVTLFNFFYHYINLSNFHASNYAYVRDLSSEKYPVRDFFTWFATTEVVLVAAYYSIFHSLGLFHAANQNSFVLKAMSMGSMVLPQLEHYKPLVARFLGYYELLGIVLGDLSLVIVLFGLLSFAN, encoded by the coding sequence ATGTCGGAACCAGTAGTTGATACAGCTGAACTTTCGGCtgaagagaaaaagagattACTTAGAGAAAGAAGACAAGCAAAGATGTCAAAGGGCAAGGCAACTGCCAGGTTGAACGATATTTTGTCGCAGGGTTCGTCCGTGAAGACATCGGGAGTGAAATCAGTCTTGGATCAAGAGAAAGAGGCCACGCCAAGTCACGATGAAGATCCAGAAATTCAAGATATCACAGAGATAACTACCCCTCCTCCAAGAACACCACCAATTGGTGAAGATGCTCCTCAGGATATAGATAAGATTTTCCAAAGTATgcttcaacaacaaggaCAGGGGGCAGATACTGCTGGCGACCCTTTTGCtcaaataatgaagatgttTAATCAAGTTGAGGGTGGTGATTCACCACCCAGTGAAAGTGCAACTTCGACACAGGATCCAGCAGAGCTCAAATATCGCCAAGAGTTACTCGAATATAACACttataatcaaaaattgtGGAAATTTAGATTTTTATTGGTTCGTGTTTCAGTGACCTTATTCAACTTCTTTTATCATTACATTAACCTCTCCAACTTTCATGCATCGAATTACGCTTATGTTAGAGATTTGTCGTCTGAGAAATATCCTGTTCGAGACTTTTTCACTTGGTTTGCCACTACAGAAGTTGTTCTTGTGGCAGCTTACTATTCGATATTTCATTCTTTGGGGTTATTTCATGCAGCCAATCAAAacagttttgttttgaaagcTATGTCAATGGGTTCAATGGTGTTGCCGCAATTGGAACATTATAAGCCATTGGTTGCTAGGTTTTTGGGGTATTATGAACTACTTGGTATAGTTTTGGGTGACTTGTCATTAGTCATAGTATTGTTTGGTTTACTTAGTTTTGCAAATTGA
- the SHY1 gene encoding Shy1p (Cytochrome c oxidase biosynthesis protein; transcript regulated by Nrg1 and Mig1) — protein MFNIHTTRLVKLKPIRLLQFNRSVKTLTMDWKPMKAVPGNLRTLEHQSKMPTIRRVLLGLMYAMPIISFALGCWQVHRLQWKTDLIAKCENNLAAPVIPELPPNLDPSVIADFEYRRFKCRGRFDYDQEMFLGPRLKDGELGYLVVTPFIRKNGGDPILIERGWISKDKVVPSSRSSGYLSHLARPQGEIEIEALFRVMPKKSFLQLEHEQGSRLFHVPDVPAMAKQSGSLPIYCQMIYDLHDHIDWRKDENGQQQKPSVISSLLFSKKKDSDAAFIATNANKDETLQFQEFEFVNEGVPIAAKPFIKFSNNHLQYLITWFGLSIGSTVLLLFSIYKSKQFATAEQLLAAKRKDMQKKA, from the coding sequence ATGTTTAACATTCATACAACCAGGCTTGTCAAACTCAAGCCAATAAGACTACTACAATTCAATCGTTCAGTGAAGACCTTAACTATGGATTGGAAGCCAATGAAGGCCGTGCCAGGGAATTTGCGTACTTTGGAACATCAATCAAAAATGCCAACAATACGTCGTGTACTTTTAGGACTCATGTATGCCATGCCTATAATTTCCTTTGCATTAGGATGTTGGCAAGTGCATAGATTACAATGGAAAACCGACTTAATTGCAAAGTGTGAAAATAATCTTGCAGCCCCTGTGATTCCAGAATTACCACCAAACTTGGATCCATCAGTTATAGCAGACTTTGAATATCGAAGATTTAAATGTAGAGGCCGTTTTGATTATGACCAGGAAATGTTCTTAGGACCACGATTAAAGGATGGAGAATTAGGGTATCTTGTTGTAACACCGtttattagaaaaaatGGAGGAGATCCgattttaattgaaagaGGATGGATTCTGAAAGACAAAGTTGTCCCCAGTAGCAGATCATCTGGATACTTATCACATTTGGCCAGACCACAAGGtgaaatagaaatagaagCATTATTTCGGGTTATGCCAAAGAAATCGTTTTTACAGTTGGAGCACGAACAAGGCTCAAGATTATTCCATGTCCCTGATGTTCCTGCTATGGCCAAACAAAGTGGATCTTTACCCATTTATTGCCAAATGATCTACGATTTACACGATCACATAGACTGGAGGAAAGATGAAAATGGACAACAGCAGAAACCATCCGTTATCAGCAGTTTgcttttttcaaagaagaaggatTCAGATGCAGCTTTTATTGCAACAAATGCCAACAAGGATGAGACTTTACAGTTTCAAGAATTTGAGTTTGTAAATGAAGGTGTGCCAATTGCCGCAAAGCCTTTTATTAAGTTTTCCAACAACCACTTGCAATATTTAATTACTTGGTTTGGCTTATCAATTGGTAGTACTGTTTTGttacttttttcaatttacaaAAGTAAGCAGTTTGCTACTGCCGAACAATTGTTGGCAgctaaaagaaaagacaTGCAAAAGAAAGcatga
- a CDS encoding uncharacterized protein (Protein of unknown function; Spider biofilm induced), translated as MSTISADALLNETKRERNERFKNQLYQAAAKGVLQGTLIALMTGYALSYKYNHGVNRAYFKTTYKVWWFVGWNVVGITFATDTAKMKISKQAAMEDELKRNRYIEQELSRNLK; from the coding sequence ATGAGTACAATTTCAGCAGATGCATTGCTAAACGAAAcaaagagagaaagaaatgaaagatTCAAGAACCAACTATATCAAGCAGCAGCAAAAGGAGTACTACAAGGCACATTAATTGCGTTGATGACAGGGTATGCATTATCTTACAAATATAATCATGGGGTAAACAGAGcatatttcaaaacaaCTTACAAAGTATGGTGGTTTGTTGGGTGGAACGTTGTTGGTATAACTTTTGCCACTGATACTGctaaaatgaaaatcaGTAAACAGGCAGCTATGGAAGATGAACTCAAACGAAACAGATATATTGAACAGGAATTGAGCAGGAATCTCAAATAG
- a CDS encoding putative ferric-chelate reductase (Putative iron/copper reductas; involved in iron homeostasis; rat catheter and Spider biofilm induced) produces the protein MNATILDYFHYPNGKTKEYSRLRNYITSKYGNITTLLLFLFIISIPIYKYFIIHNYHHRFKSNIIRSFNRKLDHYTQHEHHPNCQTATFKDRFYTYIAQLLKSIVFNITLRSSTIIQLLFWITFLTSLSLVDIYNGDLIFLAKRLGRIPANCLPTILFLTLRPSPLPHTLYLTLIPIHKWLSRLIIIQSVIHTVLYLGYFQKTNTTQKTFKPENNYGWVALLGFVIIMITSLSSMRKRWYKVFYCMHYLWTWTIVVCLQFHIRPSPFTFYTLANVSILVGQIAYRVCLTRVSNKGEVKVFDVSPNIAMIEFPNSLIAKTATAPGAHIRLTNYSSSFIVRAFKQLIPNYHPYTLVSFPTDKYQRLIIRKSNFKLYNMRRYMIAGSYDPHLLFIGSKSSQNFSLSKLSVNAKRLLIVIGGSAISFALPILRVMNYHGIPTKIVWVIKDFRDVLVLRYFDGFIHGDDFEIFITGDSTIKEQAKTLRNAISCASNFSKKSRISSHFDIEHDETSPLLSDNNESQIPLNLENQIENVDISMNSDDEEEQDSDSDCTHNGINHSRYEDFNDVDDILVDSSDIEDGGSVREFEITGDSLSPQNTTSRNVSRKSSVNEPFVPYFEQSSSDQTKSWVQQFKSLTRRLNLENKIYKGRPKLNHRYYNWCINEGFTQCSGPTEDENHNLICCRDLPRNKVVQEDLNAEKIWVISAGPKPLVENVKLWATEYGLKFHEEAFYS, from the coding sequence ATGAATGCCACCATACTAGATTATTTCCACTACCCGAATGGGAAAACAAAAGAGTATAGCAGACTACGAAATTATATAACCTCAAAATATGGAAACATCACCACTTTACtattatttctatttataATATCCATACCTATTTACAAGTACTTTATTATTCACAATTATCACCATCGATTCAAATCCAATATAATACGTTCCTTTAACCGAAAGTTGGATCATTATACTCAGCATGAACACCATCCAAACTGCCAAACTGCCACATTCAAAGATAGATTTTATACTTATATTGCCCAGTTATTAAAATCTATCGTGTTCAACATAACACTACGTTCATCTACTATTATACAACTATTGTTTTGGATAACATTCTTGACCTCATTGTCTTTAGTTGATATTTACAATGGCGACTTGATATTCTTAGCTAAACGACTTGGTCGAATCCCAGCTAATTGTTTACCAacaatattgtttttgacTTTACGTCCAAGTCCCTTACCTCATACTTTATATTTGACTTTGATCCCAATACATAAATGGTTGTCCAGACTAATAATTATTCAGAGTGTTATACACACGGTTTTATACCTTggatattttcaaaaaacgAACACGACCCAAAAGACTTTCAAACCCGAAAACAACTACGGTTGGGTAGCTTTGTTAGGATTTGTAATTATTATGATAACTTCGTTATCCTCAATGAGAAAACGCTGGTATAAGGTATTTTATTGCATGCATTACCTTTGGACATGGACAATAGTTGTGTgtcttcaatttcatatCAGACCAAGTCCCTTCACATTCTATACACTTGCtaatgtttcaattttggtCGGACAAATTGCATACCGTGTATGTTTGACCAGAGTGTCAAACAAAGGTGAAGTCAAGGTGTTTGATGTTTCACCAAATATAGCAATGATTGAGTTTCCAAACCTGTTGATTGCAAAAACCGCTACTGCACCTGGAGCACATATTAGACTAACTAACTACAGTTCAAGTTTCATAGTCAGAGCATTCAAACAGTTGATTCCAAATTATCATCCATACACCTTAGTTTCCTTTCCCACTGACAAATATCAACGATTAATTATTCGTAAAAGTAACTTCAAGTTATATAATATGAGAAGATATATGATAGCAGGTAGTTATGACCCACACTTGTTGTTTATTGGTTCAAAATCAAGCCAAAATTTTTCCTTGAGCAAATTACTGGTCAATGCTAAACgtttattgattgttatTGGTGGATCTGCTATTTCATTTGCATTGCCAATCTTGAGGGTTATGAATTACCATGGGATTCCCACTAAGATTGTTTGGGTTATCAAAGACTTTAGAGACGTACTAGTGCTTAGATATTTTGATGGATTCATTCATGGTGACGATTTTGAGATATTTATCACTGGTGATAGCACAATCAAAGAACAAGCAAAAACTCTTCGAAACGCAATAAGCTGTGCTTCCAATTTCAGCAAAAAATCTAGAATCTCCAGTCATTTTGATATAGAACATGATGAAACCTCCCCGTTGTTGAGTGACAACAATGAGTCACAAATTCCTTTGAATcttgaaaatcaaatagAAAATGTCGACATCAGTATGAATAGtgatgacgaagaagaacaagacAGTGATTCAGACTGTACACACAATGGGATCAATCATTCTCGATACGAGGACTTTAATGACGTTGACGATATATTAGTTGATAGTAGTGATATTGAAGATGGAGGGTCTGTCCGTGAATTTGAGATTACAGGAGATAGTTTGAGCCCACAGAACACCACTCTGAGAAACGTTTCCCGCAAGTCGAGTGTAAATGAACCATTTGTTCCATATTTTGAACAGTCATCATCTGATCAAACTAAATCGTGGGTTCAGCAATTTAAGCTGTTAACAAGAAGACTAAATTTAGAgaataaaatttataaagGTCGTCctaaattgaatcataGATATTACAATTGGTGTATCAATGAAGGATTTACACAGTGCTCAGGTCCCACAGAAGACGAAAACCACAATTTGATTTGCTGCCGTGACTTACCACGCAATAAAGTTGTCCAAGAGGATTTAAATGCAGAAAAGATCTGGGTTATTTCTGCAGGACCAAAACCGCTTGTTGAAAATGTTAAATTATGGGCCACTGAATATGGGTTGAAGTTTCACGAAGAAGCATTCTATTCATAA
- a CDS encoding TRAMP complex RNA-binding subunit (Ortholog(s) have ATP-dependent 3'-5' RNA helicase activity, RNA binding, polynucleotide adenylyltransferase activity, protein binding, bridging activity) yields MSGTLPFIEDSTGEKFKRQKYKEQSFVESKERGSRDTKEHTPTTALSYDEVNDDLDELVALRGEGRYFGVTDPDDESGISRQSLGPLCANCYKRGHTRAKCTVVICHKCGAIDDHYESQCPTTIICSRCGEKGHIVSQCKSKIRKRQYCRTCDSFKHGDENCPSIWRSYITKSPSQGENEESSVLPRIYCYNCASNEHFGDECDKPRSSRIPNFGSAFSGNNLPKKYRNLYFKRLRAASNSRIGDEEYRPTTSTRDYTSNFTPSSRYEGFGSQGFSRNGGDHPSRSGFFPKRQSSGFGSSNGFSRTPKGPSQDNRSKGKFNSNAYGSKSSYNQPTRTGMINQNGSQDQRGIYRNSTRGGPQPTRSGLIANRKSKNFKKMKY; encoded by the coding sequence ATGTCCGGCACGCTACCTTTTATAGAAGATTCAACAGGGGAGAAATTCAAAAGACAAAAATACAAAGAGCAAAGCTTTGTTGAACTGAAAGAGCGTGGTAGCAGAGATACAAAAGAACATACACCTACTACAGCATTATCATATGATGAGGTCAATGACGACCTCGATGAGTTGGTTGCATTGAGAGGAGAGGGAAGATATTTTGGTGTTACCGATCCAGATGACGAATCCGGAATATCGAGGCAATCGTTGGGCCCACTATGTGCAAATTGTTACAAAAGAGGACACACAAGAGCCAAATGTACAGTGGTCATTTGTCATAAATGTGGAGCTATCGATGATCATTATGAAAGTCAATGTCCCACTACTATAATATGTAGCAGGTGTGGTGAAAAGGGACACATTGTGCTGCAATGTAAAAGCAAGATCCGAAAGAGACAATACTGTCGAACTTGTGACTCTTTTAAACATGGTGACGAGAACTGTCCAAGCATTTGGAGAAGTTATATAACGAAACTGCCGAGCCAAGGGGAAAATGAGGAAAGCTCAGTTTTACCAAGAATTTACTGTTACAACTGTGCATCAAATGAGCATTTTGGTGATGAATGTGATAAACCGAGATCCTCCAGAATACCTAATTTTGGTAGTGCATTTAGTGGAAACAATTTACCCAAAAAATACAGAAACCTTTATTTCAAAAGACTCAGAGCTGCCAGCAACAGTCGGATAGGAGATGAAGAATACAGaccaacaacatcaacaagaGATTACACGAGTAACTTCACACCATCAAGCAGGTACGAGGGATTTGGCAGTCAAGGGTTTTCACGTAACGGTGGCGATCATCCCTCGAGGTCTGGCTTCTTCCCAAAGAGACAATCAAGTGGATTTGGGTCCAGTAACGGATTTCTGAGAACGCCAAAAGGCCCAAGTCAGGATAACAGAAGTAAAGGTAAATTTAATCTGAATGCGTACGGCTCCAAGTCGAGTTATAATCAACCAACAAGAACAGGTATGATCAACCAAAATGGGTCTCAAGATCAAAGAGGTATATATAGAAATAGTACAAGAGGCGGGCCACAGCCTACTAGATCAGGGTTAATTGCCAATAGAAAATCCAAGAATTTTAAGAAAATGAAGTATTGA
- the TVP18 gene encoding Tvp18p (Putative integral membrane protein; fluconazole-induced) produces the protein MALADLALSNIWGGLSSDFKKKNFSLYGQWISILTIFLCLALGVANIFHLGPIIVFSIICIVQGLIVLFVEVPFLLKICPLTDTFVNFVRKFDGNLPRCGFYLLNAVIQYLSLTLQATSLLVVAILFTISSACYALAALKHQEYLKSSLDVTGTGSGGALEAQVGEHVVRNVL, from the coding sequence ATGGCGCTTGCAGATTTAGCATTGAGTAATATTTGGGGTGGTCTTTCCAGTGATttcaagaagaagaatttctCTCTTTATGGTCAATGGATAAGTATActtacaatttttttatgtttGGCTCTTGGGGTAGCTAATATTTTCCATTTGGGACCAATCATTGTATTTTCTATAATATGTATAGTCCAGGGATTGAttgtattgtttgttgAGGTTCCATTTTTGTTAAAAATCTGTCCATTGACAGATACATTTGTTAATTTTGTCAGAAAATTTGATGGTAATTTACCTCGTTGTggattttatttattaaatgcAGTCATCCAATATTTGTCATTGACATTACAAGCAACTAgtttattggtggtggcTATATTATTTACTATTTCTAGTGCCTGCTATGCATTAGCTGCATTGAAGCACCAAGAGtatttgaaatcatcacTTGATGTCACTGGGACAGGTTCAGGTGGTGCATTAGAAGCTCAAGTTGGAGAACATGTCGTTAGAAACGTGTTgtag
- a CDS encoding uncharacterized protein (GlcNAc-induced protein): protein MGREIVIGLVGKPSSGKSTTLNALTDANAKCGAFPFTTIDPNKATGYLEIDCACARFNKQDKCKPNYGYCRNGKRGVPIMLLDVAGLVPNAHLGRGLGNKFLSDLTEADCLIHIVDASGTTDAEGKATRGYDPLQDIEWLQDEIFQWILGNLKERWGSVVRRHIGTKSSTLETMRQQLGGYVANKKLIGDALDLIPDLPPLQDWDDEMLGKVVRAFMEVKFPTVLSLNKMDHPDADKNVSKIILKYPKSKAVLTSSITEVFLRKLAAQNYIKYDSGTEFIDTIDDLPDDPDLKPLDDKLRNRIENIRDLVLYRFGSTGVVQLLQAAADLLNLVPVYPVRNIHNFSGNSGDYVFRDCLLVKKGTSVTAVARKIMGDVTIAAVEGVGGIKISEDDTIDKGKNDILSFKIVPGSHN, encoded by the coding sequence ATGGGTAGAGAGATTGTTATTGGATTAGTGGGTAAACCCTCTAGTGGAAAATCAACTACTTTGAATGCCTTGACAGATGCCAATGCTAAGTGTGGAGCATTCCCATTCACGACCATTGATCCTAATAAAGCCACTGGTTACCTTGAGATAGATTGCGCCTGTGCCAGATTCAATAAACAGGACAAGTGCAAACCCAATTATGGATATTGTCGTAACGGGAAGAGAGGTGTACCTATAATGTTGTTGGATGTTGCGGGATTGGTGCCAAACGCCCACTTGGGCAGAGGGTTGGGAAACAAGTTTTTAAGTGATTTGACAGAAGCAGATTGTTTGATACATATTGTTGATGCCAGTGGAACCACTGATGCCGAGGGTAAAGCAACAAGGGGATATGATCCATTGCAGGATATTGAATGGTTGCAAGATGAGATTTTCCAATGGATATTGGGAAACTTGAAGGAAAGATGGGGGTCTGTGGTCAGAAGACATATTGGTACAAAATCATCGACATTGGAAACTATGAGACAACAATTAGGTGGGTATGTGgccaacaaaaaattaattgggGATGCCTTAGATTTGATACCTGACTTGCCGCCATTACAGGACTGGGATGACGAAATGCTTGGTAAAGTTGTTCGTGCATTCATGGAAGTCAAGTTCCCTACAGTATTATCTTTAAATAAAATGGACCACCCTGATGCAGACAAGAATGTGTCCAAGATTATATTAAAATACCCAAAACTGAAGGCAGTGCTAACGTCATCAATTACAGAAGTTTTTCTTAGGAAACTAGCTGCTCAGAATTACATCAAGTACGATCTGGGCACGGAATTCATTGATACAATTGATGACCTACCAGATGACCCTGATTTGAAACCATTAGATGACAAGTTACGTAATAGAATCGAAAATATCCGTGATTTGGTTTTGTATAGATTTGGGTCCACTGGTGTGGTTCAGTTGCTTCAAGCTGCAGCAGATCTTTTGAACTTGGTGCCAGTTTACCCAGTTCGAAACATCCACAATTTTTCAGGAAATTCAGGTGACTATGTTTTCCGTGACTGTTTATTAGTGAAAAAAGGTACATCTGTGACTGCTGTAGCAAGAAAAATCATGGGTGATGTAACAATTGCAGCTGTGGAAGGTGTTGGTGGTATTAAGATAAGTGAAGATGACACGATCGACAAAGGTAAAAATGACATTCTATCCTTTAAGATAGTTCCAGGAAGTCATAACTAA